A portion of the Candoia aspera isolate rCanAsp1 chromosome 18, rCanAsp1.hap2, whole genome shotgun sequence genome contains these proteins:
- the SPSB1 gene encoding SPRY domain-containing SOCS box protein 1 — translation MGQKVTGGIKTVDMRDPVCRPLKQELQGLDCGKPARLDLLLDMPAVSYEVQLLHSWNDDDRSLNVFVKEDNKLTFHRHPVAQSTDAIRGKVGYTQGLHVWQITWAMRQRGTHAVVGVATADAPLHSVGYTTLIGNNHESWGWDLGRNRLYHDGKNQASQTYPAFLEPDETFIVPDSFLVVLDMDDGTLSFIVNGQYMGVAFRGLKGKKLYPVVSAVWGHCEIQMRYLNGLDPEPLPLMDLCRRSVRLALGRNRLNDIQMLPLPKSLKTYLLYQ, via the exons ATGGGGCAGAAGGTCACGGGGGGGATCAAAACGGTGGACATGCGGGACCCGGTGTGCCGGCCCTTGAAACAGGAGCTGCAAGGCCTGGATTGCGGCAAGCCAGCGCGGCTGGACCTCCTCCTGGACATGCCGGCGGTCTCCTACGAGGTCCAGCTGCTCCACTCATGGAACGACGACGACCGGTCACTCAACGTCTTCGTGAAAGAGGACAACAAGCTGACCTTCCACCGGCATCCGGTGGCGCAGAGCACCGACGCCATCAGGGGCAAAGTGGGCTACACACAAGGGCTCCACGTCTGGCAGATCACGTGGGCGATGAGGCAGCGGGGCACCCACGCGGTGGTGGGCGTGGCCACGGCCGATGCCCCCCTGCACTCCGTGGGGTACACCACCCTCATCGGGAACAACCATGAGTCTTGGGGCTGGGACCTGGGCCGGAACAGGCTCTACCACGATGGCAAGAACCAGGCCAGCCAGACCTACCCGGCGTTTCTGGAGCCGGACGAGACATTTATTGTGCCGGATTCGTTTCTGGTGGTGCTGGACATGGATGACGGCACGCTGAGCTTCATTGTCAACGGACAGTACATGGGAGTGGCGTTCCGGGGGCTGAAAGGGAAAAAACTGTACCCGGTGGTCAGCGCCGTGTGGGGCCACTGTGAAATTCAGATGCGATACTTGAATGGCCTTGACC CCGAACCTTTACCGCTGATGGACCTCTGCCGGCGTTCGGTGCGCCTCGCCTTGGGCAGGAACCGGCTGAATGATATTCAGATGCTGCCATTGCCCAAATCTCTCAAAACTTACCTTCTGTACCAGTGA